The Amblyomma americanum isolate KBUSLIRL-KWMA chromosome 11, ASM5285725v1, whole genome shotgun sequence genome includes the window acaatttgactgctgcggccgggatcaaacctgtgtctttcgggtcagcagccgagcaccataaccactgagccaccgcaacggcCTTGGCGTGTGTATGGACGACAACAAAGCTGTATAAAATGAAGAGCTAGCATTGGAAACCATGGTCGAAGCTGCAAGGTGCTCAGAATTCGGGACCTCTGGCTAAAATCTTGGACCTCTGGCTAAAATCTTCCCTGAGTGTGCCCTATTTCTTAGACACGGGTGGAGTCGAGAGTGATCCTCCCTACCAGCGACATATTGTACCACCACATATCAttcttacttctcgaagtctcgatgtGTACCCATCCGAAAATGTGGCAAGAGATTGCCAGTCACAATGTTCAATATCTGTCGAAACAAAATATGCCTGCGTTCACTCTGGTTGCGTCGAGAACTACTTTTCGGGAGTGGATTTAGCTAGTGCGAATAGGTGCGCTAGCTTCGCCAGTGttgactgctatgtatgaaactgaGTGTAATTTTAGTGCCATTTCCAACACTTCCAGAACAAACGCGGAAACTACGAAGCAGCAGTGTGCACGGCGGCGTGCATGAACAATTGAGGCTATAAACTGAACACTGCAGAGAAAACATTAGAGGGAAAACATTTCAAGCAATCTAGTAGCAATTAAACTTTCAGTTTAGACACATGTTAATTTTCCCATATCAAATCTACCAATCTATTCAAATAAAGACTAAATCACGTGTCACGTCATTCACGCCTTATAACTGGCCTAAGTgacgtggttgaaattaatctggggACCTCCACTACACCGTCCCAAGGAGCCCACGCGTCGCTTTGTGGCATTAGACACCGCATACCCTACCACTGTTTTGCCTAGACTCTTCCTGACCCATGACATGTACATGTTGCGAATGCTAGCTGCAATGGAATGCCAGCACCTGGCCGTTTGATGCCCATTTGTGTTCCCCAGCAGCTACCTCTTGTGAGCTGCGCATTTCTTTTTCCTGCAAAGCTTTTGATTGAGTGGTTTTCTGAAGTGAGTGAGATAGCAACAAACCTGGGGCAACTGGTCAAAAATGCCTACCACGGTTAGGGGCAGCAGCTTGTCCCACATATGAAATTCTTTGACATGTATCATACGTCTGATATGCACTCATGCACTGCCGGCTTGGCGAGTGTTGGTAACATCTATGGGTGGCATTTGTGGTTCTACATTTTGCATGGGAGCCATATAAGCAGTCACTCCAGGTGGAAAACACTTAAATTGAACCCTTTGTCAACCATCAGCGCATACTCTGGTACAACTACGTAAAGCAGGTAAGAAGTTTCGACAATATGCTCCTCAGACATGCAGCCTCCCCAAAGCAACGCCACAGAACATCGTGAAACCATCTGGTGTTGCCCCAATAAAAGCTTAAAACGTATTTCAGTTCTtgcagagagaaaaagttaatcTCTGCGTAGACACCGAAGGCTTTTCAATGCGCACTGCAGATGTGCCAAGCATAGCCCTGGCGTTCTAAAAAGCGTGGAAGGATCTAGGTGGGTAGGGAGCGATGGCGCTTGATTTAGAAAATGTTAGTGCCTTGAGTTGCATGCAAAGGAAGTCCATCCATGTGGGAAATACCTTGCTAGAGTGGCCCTCAGAAATATCAGTTTCTGGAAATTTCTTTGCCAGGCATTGCAATTTTAATTGTGACAAGCATCATGAACAGCCCACCACGCAAAATGAACCTATTTTGATTTGTTCTGGTACTCCCGGGGTATCAATAACCGATCTGCTTGGCACAAGGCTGAAGGAACTCCAAAAGTGCTCTGAAGACGCTGTAACAAGGAGGTCCTGTGTAATACAGAGCACGCTGCCATGACACGGTGATACAGCCTGCATTCAGCAGCTGAGATTTCACGCATTGAAGTTGCTCTCTCGGTTCCCGATTTTGCCCCTCAAGTTGCAGTATGTTAGGCTTTGCAGCAGAGCAAACAACGGGATCCTGGCTCATGTCACGTAACGCTGAAACTGAAGAAACAAAATGCGCCAAAAAGCTAGCTGTACAAGATAACTTCACAAGAGGGTTAAAACCagtggaaaaaaaaggaaagagaattAGGAAAAAGTCAACACAGTTTCATCATGCAAGAACTTTCCTGTGATAACACAGTGGCTACCAGAACTTCTAATCAAAAATGGGTTCGAAAATTTTCATTCGGTCATTTCAATCTGTAGTTGCGACAGCCTGTGAAGCCACACACTATTCAGCCGTGGTATGCATTTCAAATAAACAGCACAGTTGCTAGCAGCGCCACTCAACCTGCACCTTTCTTTACGCTCTTGTCAAACACACTGTTCTTTCCATTGTGAGTTGCCAGCTGGCTCGATGCTGTACCCTCCTAAGTGTAGTCATTTGTGGTGTCAATAAAATCATGCACAATGGTGAATTTGATGCCAGCACCACAAGTGCCTGAAGGCACGGTGCATCCCGGTAACTGTGCTTTTGAGCATGTGAGGCTCACTTTGTGAGAGGTCACTCTCCTCTGCATGCGAagtggcagaaacagcagcagctggGGACGTACCGGAAATCGCCAGGCACCAGTTTGCAGCTTGTCCTGGCTCGGCTATGCATCGAGAAGACAAAAAGCATTCAGGAAACTAAGGACTCCATGCCCCTTGCCTCTTTATTAAAACATCACATGCAAGCTTCAGTATGAAGCTACAAGCAGCTACGAGCCCTCTCGAGGATGCCACATGACCCCACTCATCCCAATGCAAGTTGAAGTATGCATCACAGCGCTTGAGGATAGCCACAGTGGTGCAGTAAAATTATTGCCAGCATTACTAAAGCATGATTACATAATCGTGCTTAATATTAGTCAAGCAGAGTTGGCTCAACTTCCGAGACTTGTGTTACCTCTTCATGCAAGGcgactgaaatatccggggatcTGGCACAAAGCTGCTGGCAAGTCTCGGATTATCCTGGCACTGCCATGCATCATGTGAACAGGGCCATAAGAGAAGTCACTATGCTATTCTATTGCTAAAATTGCATGTTAGCAAGATCACATGGAATGTGCGTATTTAAAAATAAGCATTACCAAATCCTTTCACAGTTCCAAGTTCTCCAaatttgttgctgcttttgtcagTCTGTGCAGGTAATGCAAGCTTCCTAATTCATGTACTGACATAGAGTCAGCACTGTTAATACATTCTGGCCATACACTGGTGCTACTGTACTCCACAACAACGTTCCGTGCCTATGCAATGGTCCATACCAATTCGTACCATCGCCTCTTATTTGCGCAGTGCCCGCTCACTCAGAACACTCCTAGTGCACCACTGAGTACGGGCCTCGGAATGTCACTTGCAACAAGCAATGTGTGTTCTGTGGCCGATGCTGATAATCTTGACTACCTGCACTGCTCTAACCATAATGGCACACCGGTGAATGCGACCCTCACGCATATAACCAGATGCGTTAATCCAAGCGGAGCCATTCCTTAACatggaaagtaaaaaaaattaacttaAATATGTCAACTTAGATACCGGCAAGCGCAGACAAGCGATCAACAAATAAACAGCTTGCAGGGAGATCCCATTTACCTTCACAGTTTATCAATATGGATTCTTGTGCTGTGTATGCCACACAACACTACATGCAAGGTGCTTGAAGTGAACAAAGTAGcttcacaacaacaaaaaaattcatgCTGGTGGTTTCGCATTGCTAAGCACATGAACATCAAATATTGCACGAAAGCACTGAGGCATCCACTGACTCATGGAGCCaattatgcgccttttctttcctcaagatCAACCCAGACAAAACCTACTGCTggttttgaaaaaaaaggaatggtGCATAACTGCTTCAAtttgacccagtgagccagttaaaTTTGCTCTTtggaagacacacacacaagcacacgcgCGCGCTCACACACCGATGAGCACCAAAACCATGCTTACCCAATACCTGCACTCGCGTAGCAACTCCTCCGGCGCCGGCGTCACGACGTCGCGAGAAAAAGACGCTTGGAATAAAATCGTGGTCGTTCTCGTCATCCGATGGCTGCCCTAAAACCGGGAAACAAGAATATCACTGGTTACGCCAAACAAACCCCGCGCACCGGTAGGTAATTCTGGCGCTTACCTGAGACGAAATGGGCGCCGCATAACCGCGCGTGCTTGTGGGGCTCCCAAACGCTTCCCTCCGGCATCGCACGTCGCACAGCTTGAATCCAAGCTTCGCGCCTCACGGCATTGCGGCTTGCCGCGGGGAATCGGAAAAGCCGAACTCTCTCTGGCGATCCGGGAATGTAATACCTGCCGCAACCGGACGCCGCACACTGAGCTGGCATTCGCTCGCTCGTCCAACCAACGCACGCCCGACCGCTTAACAAGGACAAAATGGCGCTGGTTTGTTTTCAACCATGTTTTCAaccaagaagcaagcagcagaaggcgcatgcgcctttccttccttcctccatAGCAATGCGGCCTTGTGGAAagaaaggctgatgatgatcatgtaGTAAAAGAAAACACGGCTGTGGCTCGAAACAACCGCACCAGTGCCCGATATCGACGCGGAGATGTTGGCAGCGTCCGAAACAGAGTGCGAAAGTGTTTTTCGTACGGTTGCCATTCTGAACGTTGTTGAGCTCGTTAATTCCTCGCGGCGAAAAATGAACGGACATAAACAATTTTCCACTAGTCGAATCCCTACCTGTCCCAATGACGTAAACAACATTTCCAGCGGCAACACCAACAGGCTGAGGGTCACAGGTGGTCACAGGCAGGTATTCGTTTCGGGGCCATTCCGTTGGCGCCGCGTTCGGGTCGAAATCGTGTCCCACGTGGGCGTGTTCGGCAGGGAACACACTGGGCACCGCCCCTCTCCTCAGCCTGCGCCTCTTGGCTGCTTCCACGAAGTCTGTGGGAAGGAAATGCTTGCTGCACACGGAGGCGCAACTCGGCGCGTAATTGGGCTGCCATTCTTTGCGTCCGATCACACTCAACCATTTCAACCGCACTACTTCTTCGCTAGGAATCTCGTGAAACGAGACGCCGACGTCGCTGTTTTCGGAGCTTGTCTTGCACCGTGGCACGCAGCAGTAACGCATCGTGAGAAACGCTACGTTGTTGATCATTCAGAGGCTGAGGGCTGCTCGGAGACTGCGCGCGTGGCCGTCCCCTGGCGTCTCACAACTTCAACACATGCCCAGAAGACTTGGAAGAGACGAAAGCAGCTAGCTTCTGTCATTCTCACCTGCCAATGCTGACGGCAACGCAAAAGCAACAACTAATTTAGTACAATCAGGACTAGCCAGACAACTGCAGACGACACTAAACGACTTGACGTGGATCAGCTTGGCTCGACTAGGTTTAGAATACATCAGTGTTGAACGCGGTAAACGGAAAGCATTCTATCGAAACAAAAAATCCTCGCCGAACGGAAACCTTAAAAACAATTTATTTTTATCCTGTAGCACTTTGAGCTCCTTGTGAAAACCTTCGAGGATTTGACAAACCATAGAGCTACTATGGTCGGACTTCGTCTTGGCCAGTCTTGGCTTCGAGAAGACGAAGAGAGACGCTCTTTTCAGGCGCTGTCTCGAATCGCGAATTTCGAATCGCGTAGCGGCTGTCAGAGCTTGGCGCATCCGATGTCTTCAAACGTTCTCGACGAACATTCAGAAATGGATAGCCCGCCGGCAGAGTTCCAGGAGCTGTGTTCACAGGCCGAAAAAGCTGTGGAAGCGTACGTGAGACGATGGACAAGTGTGCGCGAAGGTAAGGCGTCGGTCAAAGGATTTCGTTGCCGCTTCAAGCGCAGCTTTTGGAATACTTTCGAACGCTGTGTGCGAGTGCCGCgttaactgctttaaaaagaaggAGACACTGCGTGGTGTACAGGCTTGTTCTACGGGTTCTTCGGTTGGTGTAAAAACCGGTAGAGGTGTAATGGTTCAGTCTTGTCACAGACGGTGGGTCCCCTGAGCATTTGATGGAAATGATTCTAGGTTAGGTTGCGCGATCGTGCGGCCTCTCGCTACATTTTGTGAAGAGGCATACGGGGTAGTGCACTACTGTTTGACGTAGCTGTTCGCGCAGGGAATATGAAGGTGGGGGATATCGGCTGGCGAAGAACTGCGTGGCTACACTGTTCAGTGTCGTGAGTGCAGCTGAAAAATGCAGTGCACGTCAACCTCACGTAGAGTGCTGCAAACATTAGAAAGTGAAAGTACGCGGCTGCCTGTATGCCTTGCATACCTGTGCGGCTGTGTATAGTCTCGCGCAGGCCTCTTTAGAAGTCGGCAAATGTTGCGAAACACTTGCACGCAGGTGTTTATTTTAGatgtcaataaaaaaaagaggCGGACAGCATTTCAAAAGTAACCTTTGTGGTCATAGGCGTGCACAGTTCTCTTCAAGaaaaggggagggggaagggggcgAGTGCAGAGTTCATGGTAGCGCCTGTTCATTGCTTCTGTGTAGCAGGGTATATTACAAAATGGTACAAAATTTGTGCCCTTTCCCCATGTCTACTAGGGGAGCCACTGCCACCTTGCCCCCCTTTACACATGCCTATGTTTGTTATCAGGAAGATGATCATGGGAAGGGACTGGGGTGACAGGTTATAAATCTAAAAACAAATGAACAACATAGGGACACTGATAAATGCAACAGCAGTGCTTTATCTGTATCGGTTATTTCTCATGTCTATGCgtcatttgtttgtttttgaaaTGTGTATTAACCGGAAATATCAGCTCTACTCCGAGGTTGTACAGATAAATGTTTGCGAGCACAGCCTGAAGGTTGCGTTTGCCCACCAGAGGTCCAAACAAGCCAGTCAAGGAGGTGGAGACAGCAGGAACAGACAGTAGACTCACTACTACTTCAAAAGAATAGACATATTACAAGTGCAAAGAAGTGGGAAAGTTCTTCTTTTGAAATTTCGTTTCTTAGAGTCAATTGATAGATGCATACGGAAGGCTTTCAGCGTTCCACAGCAAAATAAGTGAGGCTTTCCCTAACGGGGATAAATGCAATCTAGCTGTTCGATGTCCACATGGTTACAGTCCAATGTGTTCTTGTTTTTACTGATTGGTGTACCTGCCTTCTAGAATGGTTGTCACGATTACTGCCAGTCCTGCTAGCTGAAGTGAAGTGTCAATCCTGTTATGGTGCTCCAGCTATTAGCAGGCAGAATTTTTTGCTGTAAACATTTGCCGCAAGACTTGCGTCAGTGGCTGGTGAGCGGTTTTTGTATTGGCTCATTGGTTATCAGTAGTTGGGGTGTCTCAGGTACTCAGCGGAATCAAGTGGAGTGGCAAGAACAAGAATCTGTTTACATTGTAGCATTCATTGATAGCAGACATTCATGTGGGCTGATGTGCCTACGCGCCATCTTGGTCCTTTTCCCCTTGGACATTGTGCCTCCCTTTTCAGTGCTCAGCAGGTGTGCTTTGTTGTAGCTGATGCATTTACTTTTCCTGCACTATGTTTGGCTGCACTCTGCAAAAGTGGCATGTGTTTGCTTGCGATGTTTGCAAATGGAAGAAAGGTGTTACGAAGAGAGAGCTGGTGAGTATACAATGCAAAAATATTATGTGCCACTTGTAGCTGGAAGCACAGAGGACAGTTGAAGGCAGATTAGCTGCTTCCAGGCATCACTGTTTTTCAGTGCTACTTACGacaccatttaaaaaaaaaaattgcatcaaaTCATTTCCAGTGACCAATTTTTTTGGAGACAGGAGATGCGACCTTTGATCTTCAGCACCTGCTGTTGGTGGCATTTTGTGTTTTGGGCAGGCCTGAGCGATTCCTTTGCTACTGCCACAGGGGAATCAATGATATGAAGATGTTGAAATCAATATACCAATCAGTGTGCTATATTTTAAGGCATGGAATCTCTGGAGACTTTACGCTTTAAGAGCTCTAGCTGATTTCACGTGATGTTTTGGCGAGCTTGAAGTAGTTGTGCAACCTCCCTATGCAAGCAGCTGAATGTGTCATGAGGATGAGATAAGTGGCTCGATGAAATGGGAACAGAGGCAAGTACTCTCTGGCTTAGTCTTGAGAGGGAGAAGTGAAGAGCAGTGAATAAACCCGTACATTAAAACAGcaccaaaaaagaaagaaaacgttcAAAACAGGAAAGAAACTTGTGCACCTCGAGAATGTGAACAGTTTAGTTTCTTGTCGTAGTAAATATGTTTTATGGAAGCAACCCCAAACAAGTGCTCCGGGATTACTTAAGTGCTCAATTATTTGAACCCCTGTAGCAGCAGTGAAGTTGAAATAGTGGAGACATATGACAAGCAAGTCCCATGGGTGCCGAAGGCTTCATTAAGGTGCCTTGCCAATGTCTTCGTTAATATCATTAGCACCCTTGGTTACATCATAACGTGGCACTGATGCTGCTTATTTCATTAAAATTACAGCCAtgtctcgttaatatggacactttggttcccaaCCAAAACTGTCTGTTAAGTGGGTCATCCGTAATAACAAATTGTGAAGAGAGACATAAAAACATTCTGAAAAAACAGTATGATTGCGGTCTGCTTCTGTGCGTAGTGGCAGGCAGTGAAGGGGAATCAGGCAATAATGGAAGCTTTTAGTTCATTATTCTGGCCGCCATTACCCATGCAGATTGAAGCACATTACAAGTACCTAGACGTACATGTATatttatatgtatatatacaaGACACGTAATGTGGCCTCGTGGCGTGGTAAAGTTCCTTCTACGACAGTTATTCACATTCCAAGAACTCTGTGCTCAGTTGGCTGAGAGCTCCTGAATGTGGTTTTCAACATAGCATGGACTCCAAACAGAGGATCTTTTCTCAGCCATTCATGCAATCTGGAAAGTTGCAAGGCACATCGTCTAGGCATCTTGCTACTGTAAGACATGAAACCAAATGTGCAAAGGCCATCACTCTAGCATCTACACTGTCGCACTGCCTTTCGGAAGTTCCCTGCACTGAAAATACAAGTAGCGGAACATCTTTTAGGGGTGGTCAGGATTTTGTTCACATCACCGTCCATATTAACGCGACAAAAATACATGCTCTCCAATGGGCTCCGTGCATTTTCATCctgtccattgtccggacagcgagtCTCCATAGTAATGAGTCGTAAAtatattgaaaaagtttggtcctcGCAAAAGTTTTCCATAATTCGATTTGTCTATGCTAACGGGGGTCATATTAGTGGGGCATGACTGTATAGCTGTGAGAAAAAATAAATGTAGGATTTAAACATTTTATAGAAGAGGCAGTACTTGTGAATGCCAGGCTTTTTGTGTGCACCGCGGGAAAGATGGCTTTTTCAGAGATGCACAGCATGTCCTGGTCTGGGATATTTGTTCATCTGAATTTCACGTAGGAGCATGTTATTGACTTGCACTTGTTTGTCAAGCAATGGAGAACGCATTCGAAGGTGGCAGAGGCTTAGATGCAGCGATGTGGCGAATAAATTCGCGAAGACAGGTGGCGGCTACTAGCACTCAGCAGTGGCCATAGGAGCCCTGTGAGAGTCTTTAGTACTTTGCTGGGTTGGACTCAGCTGGGGGGTATgatttttagtgcactagcactagaGCCCTCACACGCAGATTTCACTGTTGTGAGTCTGCACGGTCCCACCGTGCCCACCAaggcaggtggcacctaaatTAATTGGCTGTGAGAGGTTGCCcgagaaaagcaacctgggtcgcacaagctccaCTAGTGGCAGTACCTGCTATTGCagggcagcggttaagtgatgtgccGCCTAACTGCTTGACTGCTTAACCACTGCACTAGTgtgccaagagtggtatgaggactctctgCGGTCTATGCGTGTGAAGTGGGGAATGGCCagctctgcatatatgggcattaacccattaacactatagCGTAGTACCCTCAAGGCAAAGCTTAAGTCCGATTTCGCCAATCTTCGCCTGAAGCCTACTtcaccttgaaaaccgagcctcaaATCGAAACCAGTGCACAAAATTTGCATTTCGCCTAATGACTCTATAtcgtctgccatttttttttatagctGGCAGAAGCTCTGATTAGTGTACCTGTCCGGCACTGTTTTTGAAATAATGCCAAGTGCGAATACTGTGAGCATGCAAAGTACTTTCTGCCTTTCTCCGCAGCATGCTTAGCTGACATATGGTGCCTTTGTAGTTATGTGTGTCTACTCTGAGTTACCTGCATGCTTTTATTTTCTagccttttcattagcctccattgAGTAAATTGAGGACAGTGAAGCAGGCCATCAAAAGAAAAGTGATAGGGGTGATATCAAAGAGTTGTAAAGATTGGTCGATTGGGGAACAAACTCGAGTTAGTGCTAGCCTAGGTGAAATGAAGCAGGAGAAATGGGCATAGAACAGACACTCCATTGTTCAATAGGGCAACAGAGTTGATTTCGAGGGGACAAAGGTGCAGTGGGGAGTTTGGAAGTGCTCTGGGATGGGACTGCGATAGCTGCTGCTGCAGGACAGCGTGGTAGGCGATCATTGTGAAAGGCTTGCAGAGGATCCATCCGGGCAGGTGGTGATTATTACAAAATGTGCTGCCTTCTGTCATTTTTTCACCATTCTGGTGATTGCAGTGCATACTGGCATTTCTCCCCTATCCTGTGCTCGTTTTGAATGCAGCTCTCGAGCAGCGCATCAAGCATGACTCGGAGGTGTGTGAGCGAGTCAAGCAGAGGCTGGAGGAAGTTGAGGTCGAGTGCAAGCTCAAGGAGGATGCGTGTGCCAGGAGCAAGGAGCAGCTGGAGGCTACCCAACAGGAGCTGCAGAGCTTGGTCAAGGACCTGGAGAACCTGAAGGTCAGGGAGTCCTCTGCTGTTGACTCGCTGAAGGAGTTTGACAAGGAGGCATACGACAGCAACGTCAAGATGTTGAGGTTGGTGCAGCACCTTGGCTTGACACTGGGGCCACCTGTCTCTCCGGCATGAAAtcgaaatcttttgaaagcgtAGAACACATATCTTTTTCAACACTGGCTTCTGTGAGAGTACATTGCCGAACCTTGGTGACAATCTTTTAAATCTGTTCTGCACTTCAAACGGGCCCATAACCAGTGTAAAATGGCAGTGCCCCTCTCTGTATAAGGATTCCAAGGGAGCACGAAGACAGGTAAGCACAGGACAAAGTACACCCTGACATTAGTTAGTAGCACCACCATATGAGGTTTGTTGCTACCTTGTGTTGCACAGCAACAGGCATTAGAAACCTGGTTAAAAAGTACTAATTAGAACAGGCCGAAACATAATTGGAATTCATTTGGAACCAGTCAGATAGCAGTTCGTTCGAATTGTGTCTTTGGCCTGCTTCAGTTTGTATTTTTCAACTGGGAAGGAACGAGTGAAGTTAagctcttgtgctgtactttctttttttcttcacctcGCGTTGTAGTACTCAGTAGCGAAGTTTTTCATCATTTTCTAGAAGTAACGATATTACCCCAGTGAAAAAGGGACACAGGAGAAAGTACAGTGCTGCACAGCTCACGGTATCATCTATCTCAAGTTACAGCTTTATTGGCTCTAAAGATTCTGCTTTCATACACAAAT containing:
- the LOC144109476 gene encoding uncharacterized protein LOC144109476, whose translation is MSSNVLDEHSEMDSPPAEFQELCSQAEKAVEAYVRRWTSVREALEQRIKHDSEVCERVKQRLEEVEVECKLKEDACARSKEQLEATQQELQSLVKDLENLKVRESSAVDSLKEFDKEAYDSNVKMLSKQKRLASKIMKLELEQCSETEDLKGVVHHDDGKSEPFCVATSGRDPCDIADDLWNLVPL